In the Bacillus sp. FJAT-42376 genome, ATCCGAATCCTTCTAAGAGGAATCCTTTTCTTTGCAACGTGATTTTATTCCACCCTGCACTTATACAATCCATGGAGCTTGGTGACTTCTTTTCTTTTCTGTCTCCCTTCTCCCAAAAAGAATATCATTATCTTCTTCCAGCTGAACACATAAGAGAGCACACAGAATATTTAATGCGTATGCATACGGAGCTTGAAAAGAAAGAAACAGGATACCGGCATGCTCTTCTCATTCATCTTAAAGGGATTCTCCTGCTGATTGCCAGACAGCAGCCGGTCGTTCCGGAACCATTCAGAAAGCTGTCAAAAAGTGAAGTATGGATGCAGGAGGTATTATTGTATATTGACTTGCATTATACAGATCATGAACTCACTCTGCCTGCTCTTGCTGAGCAGGCTCTAGTCAGTCCCGAACATTTCAGCCGGATTTTCAGGCGGGTAACCGGCTTGACACTCCCCGCCTATCTGGGAGTGAAACGATTGTTTAAAGCGAAAGAACTATTATTGCAAACGGACTTATCTGTTTCGTTTATCTCTGATGCCTGCGGCTATAAAAGCGTATCTTATTTTCACAGCAAATTTAAAGAACAGCTCGGCTGTACCCCCGGAGAGTTCAGGAAGAAAGAGGCCAGATAACTAAAGGGCTGCCTCGTTCCCTTCCTTCCATTTCCTTTTTTCCTTCATTATTCGGTTTAATCTTTCAGAGCTGAACATCATTGCAGCAATCGCAGCGACGATAAACAGCGGGAAGATTCCAATGGTCGTATGCGCTGAGACCATTCCCAGCAGCGGAGGCAGAAAGGTATTACCTGTAAAGGCAAAGGCCATTTGATAGCCTACTATATTCTGAGAGTGCGCCTTCCCGAAATGGACCGGGGTTTCATGCATCATGCAAGGGAAAATCGGCGCCAATCCAAGACCTGTCAAAACAAATCCAGCGAGTGCATAGCCTGCCGGCAGCGGAAGCATCAGCAGCGCTGCTCCTGCTAACGCAACACCCTGTCCAGCTAAAATCAGTACCCGGTTGCTTACCTTTAAGGTGATAAAGCCTGTAATAAACCGCCCGATCGTAATTCCTCCATAGTAAAGGGAAACCCATTGGGCAGCAGTTGCGGCCGGCAGTCCCTTCATATTGACAAGAAAGCTGCTTCCCCACAATCCCATTGCAGCCTCAGCTCCGCAATAAAACAGGAAAGACAGCAGAGCAAGATAAACCCCTTTTATTTTATAAGCCTTGACCTGTTCTCCGGTCGGCTGTTCCGTTTCCCCTTCTGCTCGATCTGCAGACTCACTCTTATCGGCGGCCCGTTTCCATAAAGGAAGAGTAAAAAATAGAACGGCCGCTAAAGCAAGCTGTATCAAGGCAATCATGAGATATCCGTTTCTCCATGAATGATCCGCAGAAATGGACTGTGCCATAATAATCGGACCGAGCGTTGCTCCTACGCCCCAAAAACAATGCAGCCAGCTCATATGGTGCGCTTTATAATGAACGGCCACATAATTGTTCAAGCCGGTATCAATCGCTCCCGCCCCAAGGCCAAGCGGAATAGCGCAGACCATCAGCCAAATCAGTGAAGGGGCAATGGAAAAACCCAAAAGGCCTCCAGCTGTCATCAGGCAGCTGACGAAAGTGACGGGACCGGTACCAAACCGGTTAAGGATTTTGCCGCTTGCAAGACTGGATACGATCGTTCCTGCTGCAATCGTCATGAAAAGCAGCCCGGCCCGGTCCATTGGTTCACCCAAATCTCCCTGCATGACAGGCCAGGCTGCACCAAGAATGGAATCCGGCAGTCCTAAGCTGATAAACGCTAAATAGATAATCAGTAAAAAGAATGTTGCCATGTCTATAAAACCTCCCTCACTTTATCTCTTAATCGAACCATTGGCCATTAGCGACAGCCCCGGGCTCTCAAAAAATATTACTCACAGCCGCAGGGTTTCTTCCCTTTTGTAATAGGCGCTTCTCTGTTTATTTCGCAGATTGCCCCGCAATATCCAAATGCCATTTTTAACAAAGAATTAGCTTTTCTCCGCTCAAATCATCATTTTTTTGTTTCGGTAATGATTTGTTTATTCTATAAAAATCAAAGGTGCAGTCTGAAAAACATCATCTATGTAAAAAGCTCTGAGGATGATGGTGATTTTTAACATCTGGAGCGGAAGGCGCGACATTCCTGCTTAGAGCAGCGGCACAGGTGAGACCACGCAGGCGCCAAGAGGCGAGGAGGCTCATCTCCTGCCGAAGTGAACCGAGCTATAAAAAAAGGGAGACGCATTCTAAGCGTTTCCCTGTTTTCATTTGTTGGTTAAATAAAGCCGTGAGTTCACCATTCCTTCGTCAGCAGCTGGAAGCTCACCGCCCGCCCAGCGAAGAGCGAACGCCTGATAGCTGCATTCAACAGCCAAGTTTAACCAGGCTTTCTGTTAAAGAAATGACTTGATTCAAGATACAGAGCCCGGCTCCTGTTTCACAAACAGCAGCAGGATAACGGCTAGCAGGGATAATATGCCAAAGAATAGATAGACGGAAAAGACAGAGTACGCTTCCAAAATAAAACCGCCAAGAAAAGTGCAAAACCAATTGCCGAGGCCATTCCCTACTGCAGAGTAAAGACTGATTGCCGTAGCTCCGGCGGAAACCGGAGCGAGATCTTTTACATACTGAAGGGCGGCCGGAATAAACAGCCCTGTTGAAAAGCCTTGTGCAATCGTCGTGGCGTAAACGATTGCAAGAGGCGGTTCGAAGAAATATAAAAACCACCTGGCCATTGATACAATGGCGGCAAGAAGGAGGATCTTTTTCATCCCGAATTTCCCAATCCAGCGGTTTGCAAATTTCATAACGGGGGCCTCGCTTCCAGCAGCAAGCATAAATGCCAGTCCAATCCCGGCAAGCCCTCCTCCTAAATCATCTACAAATATCCCAAAATAAAAATTGTTGGCGAGAATCGGCCCTAAGACCAGAAAAGCGACTGTGAGAAAAATAAAATAGGATGGAGCTTTCACAAGGTCACTCATCCCTTTTTTAAAGCTCACCTTGATTGGTTTGCTTTCTCTCGGAAGCTGCCAGGCAAAAATCATCCCTGCCCCCATAACAAGAGTAAATGTATAAAAAATGACGGACAGGCTTGTGGTTTCCGCCAGTTTTCCAACGGCTAGAACCGATACGGCAAATCCAATGGCTCCCCATAGCCTGATTGAACCGTAATCCATTTTTGTCTGCTGAACATAGTTAATGGATATGCTGTCCGACAAGGGGATAATGGCTGCCTGAAATATTGCAAGCACGGCTGCGGCTCCAATGATGAGAGTATAGCTGGATACGGCTGAATAGGCGACTCCCATCAAAGCTGTCACTGCCAGTGCAGCTGTGAGAAGGAGAACAGGTTTTTTGGTTACATCGCTCAGAATTCCCCAGACAGGCTGAATGAGAATCATCACGACCGGACTGATCGACAGAACCATTCCGATTTGACTGCCGGAAAGACCGATTTCATCCCTTAAATAAACGGAAAGAAGCGGGGAAAGCGCCCCAATTCCGAAAAATACAAGAAAATAATACATATAAAAATTCCATTTTACTGAGCGTTTGTTTCTTGCCAGAGAAGCTTCCAATCCAATGTCCTTCTTTCTTTATCGTACTTAAAATCAGCTCCTCTAACTATACCATTTATAAGGAGATACCGGCTTCTAAATTCCATGAATATTCATATAAAAACGAGGCTGGGACAAATAAGGTTTCCGGCTAATAAAAAGCTCTGTTGATTTCCGCTGCAGGCGCTCGCTTCAATCAACAGGGTTTAAAAAATCAACACCATGCTATAACATAGCGAATAAAAAAACCGAACGATTATTTGAAACTCCGGTATAGAGCTTCGTAATCGTTCGGTTTTATTGTTTTGCATGCTTTTCTCAAAAGAAATATTTAGCTTAAGGACAATAATTTTAGTTATGTCCCAGCCTCCTCTTCTTCATTATCTGCGATTCCGTTCTGCGTAAGGATAAATTGGATCCTTCAGTTCGAAATCATACGTTTCTCCGTTCACAAGCCCGACTGTTTTTTCACTGTCATACAGATCAAGCATGAAGCCGGCCATTTCCTTCGCTGTATGGAATTTTGGAACGGCTCCTTCATATTCAAAGCTGTCGAGGTCCATCGAACGCTTCGCAAACTCTGTTTCTGTTGCAGCGGGAGCCAGAACTTTTGCCTGCATAGGAGCACCTTTTGATTTCAGTTCCTGAGCCAGACCTTCAGTAAAAGCACTCACATAAAACTTGGTCGCACAGTAGGTAACGGCATCGGCTACGATGGTATACCCTCCTCCTGAAGAAACGTTGATCAGCTGTGTACCCTCTTTATCCGAATAGTCTCTTGCGAAAAGGGAAGATAAGATCGTTAGTGCCTCAATATTCAAGTGAAGCATCGTCTGGATTTTATTTAAGTTCTGCTCGCCTACAGCAGCGAAGTTCCCGAACCCGGCATTATTAATAAACGTTTCAATGTCATATTCTTTAAGACCTTCATAGAATTTGTGTACTTCTTCTGATGAAGATAAATCAGCCGTACGGATCACAACTTCAAGATCAGCGTTTATGCTTTGAACTTCTGATTTAAGCTTCTGAAGCTCGTCCTCTCTGCGCGCCGTAATAATTAGGTTTTTGCCCCGGGCAGCAAAGGCCAGTGCTGATTCATATCCGATTCCTGAGCTAGCACCTGTGATAACCGTATACTTCATATAATCTCCTCCTATTTTTTTGCATTTCTTTATTGTGATTCTTTTACGATTTCATTATACTGATTAGAGTTCACTCTAAGTCAAATTCGGAGGTTTTTATGTTTACAATCAGCGAGGCTGCCAAAGCTTTGGAAATCAGTACGCACACATTAAGATATTATGAAAAAGAAGGAATCATTGAACCGGAACGCAAATCCAACGGAGACCGGATATACAGCGATTTGCATATTAAATGGCTGCAGTTTGTTCTAAAATTAAAAGAAACCCAAATGCCTGTAGCGAAAATAAAAGAGTATGCCCAATTATACAAAAAAGGCGACCATACAAATTCCGCAAGGCTTCAGCTATTGGAGGAACATCGGAGAAGCATCCAGGAACAGCTCGCTGTCCTGTCCGCTACCGATCAGCTGCTTGAAGATAAAATCGAGGCCTATAAAAAGAGCCATCATTGAAGCTTTATGTTTAACTGTTCTGCCTGACAGCAGCGGGCTTTTTCTATTAAAATAAGTTTTTATCGGGTTGAACGCAAAGGAGACTCAATTATGGGAAAACAATCCTCCTTAGTCAGATGGGCTAAGATTTTGATCCCGTTTATCATCATTCTTTTTATTTATATAGAAGGGAAAAAGGAAATCACCCAGATTGATCCTTCAGAGCTGCTTGTGCAGTTAAAATCCCTTGACCCTCTGCAAATCGTTTCCATGTTCTTGATCGGATTAGTTGGAGTCGCAGCCTTAATGGTGTACGACCTCGTTCTGATTAAAAAATTAAAGGCGGCATTGCCTTGGTATTCCTTCTTAAAGATCTCATGGATTGCCAATACATTTAATGGGGTCATTGGATTTGGGGGACTTGCGGGTGCAAGTCTGCGGGGATTATTGCTGAAAAAGCATGTGAGTGATTCAGCAAAGCTTTTATCATCCATCGTTTGGCTGATGCCTGTAATGCTGACCGGAATTTCAATTCTTGCATGGCTGCCTCTTTCTTCAACGGGTTATTTGGCCCCGCTGTATCACAGTCATCCATGGATAAAATGGGCGTTGTGGGGGATGGCCTTCTATTTGCCTGCTTACCTCCTTGTCTTTTTTCTCTTTAAGAATAAAAAAGAGCTGTTTCCTTTAGACCGCTGGACAGTATGGGGGATTGCCGGCTCCCTTCTCGAATGGCTTGCAGCCGCTCTTGTACTT is a window encoding:
- a CDS encoding SDR family NAD(P)-dependent oxidoreductase, which translates into the protein MKYTVITGASSGIGYESALAFAARGKNLIITARREDELQKLKSEVQSINADLEVVIRTADLSSSEEVHKFYEGLKEYDIETFINNAGFGNFAAVGEQNLNKIQTMLHLNIEALTILSSLFARDYSDKEGTQLINVSSGGGYTIVADAVTYCATKFYVSAFTEGLAQELKSKGAPMQAKVLAPAATETEFAKRSMDLDSFEYEGAVPKFHTAKEMAGFMLDLYDSEKTVGLVNGETYDFELKDPIYPYAERNRR
- a CDS encoding MFS transporter, with translation MEASLARNKRSVKWNFYMYYFLVFFGIGALSPLLSVYLRDEIGLSGSQIGMVLSISPVVMILIQPVWGILSDVTKKPVLLLTAALAVTALMGVAYSAVSSYTLIIGAAAVLAIFQAAIIPLSDSISINYVQQTKMDYGSIRLWGAIGFAVSVLAVGKLAETTSLSVIFYTFTLVMGAGMIFAWQLPRESKPIKVSFKKGMSDLVKAPSYFIFLTVAFLVLGPILANNFYFGIFVDDLGGGLAGIGLAFMLAAGSEAPVMKFANRWIGKFGMKKILLLAAIVSMARWFLYFFEPPLAIVYATTIAQGFSTGLFIPAALQYVKDLAPVSAGATAISLYSAVGNGLGNWFCTFLGGFILEAYSVFSVYLFFGILSLLAVILLLFVKQEPGSVS
- a CDS encoding MFS transporter, with translation MATFFLLIIYLAFISLGLPDSILGAAWPVMQGDLGEPMDRAGLLFMTIAAGTIVSSLASGKILNRFGTGPVTFVSCLMTAGGLLGFSIAPSLIWLMVCAIPLGLGAGAIDTGLNNYVAVHYKAHHMSWLHCFWGVGATLGPIIMAQSISADHSWRNGYLMIALIQLALAAVLFFTLPLWKRAADKSESADRAEGETEQPTGEQVKAYKIKGVYLALLSFLFYCGAEAAMGLWGSSFLVNMKGLPAATAAQWVSLYYGGITIGRFITGFITLKVSNRVLILAGQGVALAGAALLMLPLPAGYALAGFVLTGLGLAPIFPCMMHETPVHFGKAHSQNIVGYQMAFAFTGNTFLPPLLGMVSAHTTIGIFPLFIVAAIAAMMFSSERLNRIMKEKRKWKEGNEAAL
- a CDS encoding AraC family transcriptional regulator; amino-acid sequence: MDAVRESHSFDPLFPFVYFHHLRGNPEQEPRLSHFHDWYEIVFVLDGQGTFFIDKEFFPMKKNDLFLIPGNVIHHPNPSKRNPFLCNVILFHPALIQSMELGDFFSFLSPFSQKEYHYLLPAEHIREHTEYLMRMHTELEKKETGYRHALLIHLKGILLLIARQQPVVPEPFRKLSKSEVWMQEVLLYIDLHYTDHELTLPALAEQALVSPEHFSRIFRRVTGLTLPAYLGVKRLFKAKELLLQTDLSVSFISDACGYKSVSYFHSKFKEQLGCTPGEFRKKEAR
- a CDS encoding MerR family transcriptional regulator; its protein translation is MFTISEAAKALEISTHTLRYYEKEGIIEPERKSNGDRIYSDLHIKWLQFVLKLKETQMPVAKIKEYAQLYKKGDHTNSARLQLLEEHRRSIQEQLAVLSATDQLLEDKIEAYKKSHH